A single Bicyclus anynana chromosome 19, ilBicAnyn1.1, whole genome shotgun sequence DNA region contains:
- the LOC112056314 gene encoding protein D2-like, giving the protein MHKIWKVTIVLLVLSAIIDKVFAYPKSPVQSVFEANEIVPDVIPIAPYWKVWVTYATGVEVEFGNELTPTEVKDIPFVWWTCDDKSHKYYTLAIVDPDAPSRVEPTSRNWNHWLVGNIPGNDVPSGETIADFVGAGPGLGSGLHRYVYLVYKQPSRLFFNEPRLSNRSAVNRTNFSITDFAKKYNLGDPIAGNFFVAQYDDYVPILYEQLGL; this is encoded by the exons ATGCACAAAATATGGAAAGTTACAATCGTTTTACTTGTACTCTCAGCTATCATAGACAAAGTATTTGCTTATCCAAAATCGCCGGTTCAAAGCGTATTCGAAGCTAATGAAATAGTTCCCGATGTCATTCCAATAGCACCATACTGGAAAGTGTGG gtAACTTACGCGACTGGTGTCGAAGTTGAATTTGGTAATGAGCTAACTCCGACTGAAGTTAAGGATATACCCTTTGTTTGGTGGACGTGTGATGATAAGTctcataaatattatacactgGCTATAGTTG ATCCGGACGCACCTTCCCGGGTCGAACCAACAAGCCGCAACTGGAACCACTGGCTTGTTGGAAACATTCCCGGGAACGATGTACCGTCCGGGGAGACCATCGCGGATTTCGTTGGCGCTGGACCCGGCTTGGGCTCTGGGCTACATCGCTACGTGTATCTTGTGTATAAGCAACCCTCGAGACTATTCTTTAATGAGCCACGTCTTAGTAACAG GTCTGCCGTTAACCGCACAAATTTCTCTATCACGGATTTCGCCAAGAAATATAATCTAGGAGATCCAATAGCTGGAAACTTCTTTGTAGCCCAGTACGACGATTACGTACCAATTCTTTACGAGCAATTGGGACTTTAA